Proteins found in one Paenibacillus dendritiformis genomic segment:
- a CDS encoding DUF6612 family protein, whose amino-acid sequence MKKWTLALLGAILALGITACGDKGATGATNAEKPADTQTENTPAVSADELLTKMAEASQKMKNFAMDATINQNITVAQGDQKQEQKVDISMKADFSKEPFGMYQEMKMSMPGQGEQDIKQYISKEAIYTQVDGEWVKLPDEMIGDMVKQMEESAKIEAQMEQFKSFSKDMKVAEEGDKYVLTADLSGDGIKELAKNLMNQSGSGEDAQTQALIEQMDIKNVKVTYAVNKESFLPLQSDVDMTMEMEQDGQKISMDMVMKSSFSKHDEVGEIKVPQEVLDSAQ is encoded by the coding sequence TTGAAAAAATGGACACTTGCATTATTAGGGGCAATCTTGGCGTTGGGAATCACGGCTTGCGGCGATAAAGGCGCTACTGGTGCGACCAACGCGGAAAAACCGGCGGATACACAAACAGAAAACACGCCGGCAGTGAGTGCAGATGAACTGCTAACGAAGATGGCGGAAGCCAGCCAAAAGATGAAGAACTTCGCTATGGACGCGACAATCAACCAGAACATTACAGTCGCTCAAGGCGATCAGAAGCAAGAGCAGAAGGTTGATATCTCGATGAAGGCGGACTTCAGCAAAGAGCCATTCGGCATGTACCAAGAGATGAAGATGTCTATGCCTGGCCAAGGCGAACAGGATATCAAGCAATATATTTCCAAGGAAGCGATCTACACGCAAGTGGATGGAGAATGGGTGAAGCTTCCGGACGAAATGATTGGCGATATGGTTAAGCAGATGGAAGAATCCGCGAAAATCGAAGCTCAAATGGAGCAGTTCAAATCTTTCTCCAAAGATATGAAAGTAGCGGAAGAGGGAGACAAGTACGTATTGACAGCTGATTTGTCTGGCGATGGAATCAAAGAGCTCGCTAAGAACTTGATGAACCAGTCGGGCAGCGGCGAAGACGCGCAAACTCAGGCTCTGATCGAGCAAATGGATATCAAAAATGTCAAAGTTACGTATGCGGTCAACAAAGAATCGTTCCTGCCGCTTCAATCCGACGTCGACATGACGATGGAAATGGAGCAAGACGGTCAGAAAATCTCCATGGACATGGTGATGAAGAGCTCGTTCTCCAAGCATGACGAAGTGGGCGAAATCAAAGTGCCTCAAGAGGTGCTGGACAGCGCTCAATAA